The following coding sequences are from one Arcobacter nitrofigilis DSM 7299 window:
- the modA gene encoding molybdate ABC transporter substrate-binding protein → MLKKILFCIIAVSVTLVASDLKVAAGAGYKKPLMEVIKEYEKSGKKVDAFFGNMRQVTTQAKQTDMSLIIGDKRFLSKKSNLKFNDYIKLGEGKVVLAYAKDKKINSINDLAKKDITRISMPQPKKAIYGIAGKEFLINSNLEDKVKDKLYIVATVPQSMTYIITGEVDVGIVNLTAALANKDKIGGYIEVPQKYYTNIKIVAGKLNACNTKECRDFVDFLQNNTSKKIFEKYGL, encoded by the coding sequence ATGCTGAAAAAAATACTATTTTGTATTATTGCAGTAAGTGTTACACTTGTTGCATCTGATTTAAAAGTTGCAGCTGGTGCTGGATATAAAAAGCCTTTGATGGAAGTTATAAAAGAGTATGAAAAAAGTGGCAAAAAAGTTGATGCTTTTTTTGGAAATATGAGACAAGTAACAACTCAAGCAAAACAGACAGATATGTCTTTAATAATAGGAGACAAAAGGTTTCTATCAAAAAAAAGCAATTTAAAGTTTAATGATTATATTAAACTAGGAGAGGGAAAAGTTGTACTTGCTTATGCAAAAGACAAAAAAATAAACTCTATAAATGATTTAGCAAAAAAAGATATAACAAGAATCTCTATGCCCCAACCCAAAAAAGCAATATATGGAATAGCAGGAAAAGAGTTTTTAATAAATAGTAATTTAGAAGATAAAGTGAAAGACAAGTTATATATAGTTGCAACTGTTCCCCAATCAATGACTTACATAATAACAGGGGAAGTAGATGTAGGGATTGTAAATCTAACAGCTGCTTTAGCAAACAAAGATAAAATAGGTGGATATATTGAAGTACCCCAAAAATACTATACAAATATTAAAATAGTTGCAGGTAAATTAAATGCTTGTAACACAAAAGAGTGTAGAGATTTTGTGGACTTTTTACAAAATAATACCTCTAAAAAAATATTCGAAAAATATGGTCTTTAA
- a CDS encoding TOBE domain-containing protein: MKTSARNQLSGKVVEITTGTVMSEIKIEVSPSIHICATVTNDGKESLGIDVDSKVGTLIKASTIILSKETIKTTARNNIKGVVKEVIKGAVNSEIKVSIGENQLCAVVTNEAVEDLSIKKDDTVYAIFKASSVILVA, from the coding sequence ATGAAAACAAGTGCAAGAAACCAGTTAAGTGGAAAAGTCGTAGAAATAACTACAGGTACAGTAATGAGTGAAATTAAGATAGAAGTTTCACCTTCTATTCATATTTGTGCAACAGTTACAAATGATGGGAAAGAGTCACTTGGAATTGATGTTGATAGTAAAGTTGGTACTCTAATTAAAGCTTCAACAATTATTTTAAGTAAAGAAACTATTAAAACAACAGCTAGAAATAATATTAAAGGTGTTGTAAAAGAAGTAATTAAAGGTGCAGTTAATAGTGAGATTAAAGTATCTATTGGGGAGAACCAACTTTGTGCTGTAGTTACAAATGAAGCAGTAGAAGATTTATCAATCAAAAAAGATGATACAGTTTATGCTATTTTTAAAGCATCAAGTGTTATCTTAGTAGCTTAA
- a CDS encoding ABC transporter ATP-binding protein: MIKIDIFKKLHGSNGQMNLDVNLEIKEGDFIALAGLSGSGKTTLLRILAGLEEAKGEIKIGETYWQNNSTFLAPQKREIGFVFQDYALFPNMSVIDNLLFVKKDKDLAIKLLKITEMEELENRLPNTLSGGQKQRVSLCRALMNKPKLLLMDEPLSALDPKMRAKLQQEILTLHKEFNTTTIMVSHDPSEMYRLSNRVIVLNQGLVINDGKAKDILLRTSGSQKFSFEGELLDIIKVDVIQVAIVSIGQQLVEVVVSNDEAKNLNIGQKVLVSTKAFAPLIKNT, translated from the coding sequence ATGATAAAAATAGATATATTTAAAAAACTTCATGGCTCAAATGGGCAAATGAATTTAGATGTAAATTTAGAGATTAAAGAGGGTGATTTTATAGCCTTAGCAGGATTAAGTGGGAGTGGTAAAACTACACTTTTAAGAATACTTGCAGGTTTAGAAGAAGCAAAGGGTGAAATAAAAATAGGCGAAACCTATTGGCAAAATAACTCAACTTTTCTAGCTCCTCAAAAAAGAGAGATAGGTTTTGTTTTTCAAGATTATGCTCTATTTCCAAATATGAGTGTGATAGATAATCTTTTATTTGTAAAAAAAGACAAAGATTTAGCAATAAAACTTTTAAAAATAACCGAAATGGAAGAGTTGGAAAATAGATTACCAAATACTTTAAGTGGTGGACAAAAACAACGGGTTAGTCTTTGTCGAGCACTAATGAATAAACCAAAACTTCTACTTATGGATGAGCCTTTATCAGCACTAGACCCAAAAATGAGAGCAAAACTACAACAAGAGATATTAACACTTCATAAAGAATTTAATACAACCACAATAATGGTAAGTCATGATCCAAGTGAAATGTATAGATTATCAAATAGAGTTATAGTTTTAAATCAAGGTTTAGTAATAAATGATGGGAAGGCTAAAGATATATTATTAAGAACTAGTGGCTCTCAGAAATTCTCATTTGAGGGAGAATTACTTGATATTATAAAAGTTGATGTAATACAAGTAGCAATTGTATCAATAGGTCAACAGCTTGTGGAAGTTGTTGTAAGTAATGATGAAGCAAAAAATTTAAATATTGGGCAGAAAGTTTTAGTAAGTACAAAAGCTTTTGCACCTTTGATAAAAAATACCTAA
- the modB gene encoding molybdate ABC transporter permease subunit produces MYLELAQISKPFILSIKTIGVSAILFMTIGVPISFILSKKNLRFKWILDTIVTMPLIFPPIAVGFFLLLILGRDGVLGALLNHFNITLIFSFSGIVIAAFIAGLPLMVKPLQASIEQFPKNIKEAAYISGKSEINTFLFIVLPNIKNSLYISLLIATARALGEVGITLMLGGNIIGKTDTVSLAIYNAVFDGEYDLAMALSGILVVISIVFFICLNILQKKEKIY; encoded by the coding sequence ATGTATCTCGAACTTGCACAAATTTCTAAACCTTTTATACTTAGTATAAAAACTATTGGAGTGAGTGCAATTTTATTTATGACAATAGGAGTTCCCATATCTTTTATTTTGTCAAAAAAGAATCTAAGGTTTAAATGGATTTTAGACACGATTGTAACAATGCCTCTAATATTTCCACCAATTGCTGTGGGTTTTTTTCTCCTTTTAATCCTAGGAAGAGATGGTGTATTAGGGGCATTACTTAATCATTTTAATATCACACTGATCTTTAGTTTTTCAGGAATTGTAATAGCAGCTTTTATAGCAGGGCTTCCTTTGATGGTAAAACCGCTTCAAGCTAGTATAGAACAGTTTCCTAAAAACATCAAAGAAGCTGCATATATTAGTGGGAAAAGTGAGATAAATACTTTTTTATTTATTGTACTACCAAATATTAAAAACTCACTATATATCTCCTTATTAATAGCTACGGCTAGGGCATTGGGCGAAGTGGGAATTACTTTGATGTTAGGTGGGAATATTATTGGCAAAACAGATACGGTATCCCTTGCAATTTATAATGCTGTATTTGATGGAGAATATGATTTGGCAATGGCACTAAGTGGTATTTTAGTAGTTATATCTATTGTCTTTTTTATTTGTCTAAATATACTTCAAAAAAAAGAAAAAATATATTAA
- a CDS encoding TOBE domain-containing protein — protein sequence MNKIEAIISQIDNIDNLNIVQFDFLGIKLKMMSLDLNENIKIGQNVILVAKATNIILARDFKGMISFSNQINGKIDNIENGKLLCSVTIKAEDSYFQSIITQASAKKMNLKKDDEINIFIKASDLSIEEIINV from the coding sequence ATGAATAAAATAGAAGCTATCATATCTCAAATAGACAATATTGATAATCTCAATATTGTACAATTTGACTTTTTAGGAATCAAACTCAAAATGATGAGTTTAGATCTTAATGAAAATATTAAAATCGGCCAAAATGTTATATTAGTCGCAAAAGCTACGAATATAATATTGGCAAGAGATTTTAAAGGTATGATTAGTTTCTCTAATCAAATAAATGGAAAGATTGATAATATTGAAAATGGCAAACTTCTTTGTAGTGTTACAATCAAAGCTGAAGATTCCTATTTTCAATCAATAATAACCCAAGCAAGTGCAAAAAAAATGAACCTAAAAAAAGATGATGAAATTAATATTTTCATAAAAGCAAGTGATTTATCTATTGAGGAAATAATAAATGTTTGA
- a CDS encoding nickel-dependent hydrogenase large subunit encodes MKKIVIDPITRIEGHLRAEVEVDENGIVKEAYVSGQLFRGIEIILQNRDPRDAGLLAGRVCGVCTNSHFRGAINAVENAYSLSIPENAKIIRDLMSMALFIQDHVVHFYQLHLLDFVDVLSVLKANPKETTKEAHKYCQKPFRNSNTHYEAVLEKLQNFIDAGRLGPFNSGYWGHSDYKLSSEQNLILLSHYFEALQFQTKISKAIAIFGGKTPHPQSLVVGGITSVADMLNPQRLNDFIFVIKEASDFINRAYLPDMKLLAIAYKDEIKSKSGKTAGNFLSVGGYPINKEMKLFSGGVIFEQDFSNIQEFDADKIKEEVQRAWYSDDEKQEPFYTDLNDDGTLKTKNKDDKYSWIKAPRYDGKTMETGPVARLFISYLNNNTAINSFVDEFLKETSLKLEDFNSTVGRNCARAIESQYICEYIFKLVSNLIQNIKYYDTNTWDKYNFSELEKDASGYIFLEVPRGVLLHSINIENSKIKNYQIIAPTTWNATPKNSDGIRGAYEEALVGIKIADTSKPLEVLKVLHSFDPCLACAVHIIDAKGKSLGEYKVLN; translated from the coding sequence ATGAAAAAGATTGTTATTGATCCCATTACTAGAATTGAAGGGCACTTAAGAGCTGAAGTTGAAGTGGATGAAAATGGTATTGTAAAAGAAGCTTATGTAAGTGGTCAACTTTTTAGAGGTATTGAGATAATTTTGCAAAATAGAGACCCAAGAGATGCAGGATTATTAGCTGGAAGAGTATGTGGAGTTTGTACAAATTCACACTTTAGAGGAGCTATTAATGCTGTTGAAAATGCTTACTCTTTAAGTATTCCAGAAAATGCAAAGATAATAAGAGATTTGATGTCTATGGCTTTGTTTATTCAAGATCATGTTGTCCATTTTTATCAGTTACACTTACTTGATTTTGTAGATGTGTTAAGTGTATTAAAGGCAAATCCTAAAGAGACTACAAAAGAAGCTCACAAATATTGCCAAAAACCTTTTAGAAACTCAAATACACATTATGAAGCAGTTTTAGAAAAGCTTCAAAACTTTATAGATGCAGGAAGATTAGGACCTTTTAATAGTGGATATTGGGGGCATAGTGATTATAAGTTAAGTAGTGAACAAAACTTGATTTTATTATCTCACTATTTTGAAGCCTTGCAATTTCAAACAAAAATATCAAAAGCCATAGCAATCTTTGGAGGGAAAACTCCCCATCCTCAATCTTTAGTTGTAGGTGGTATTACAAGTGTTGCTGATATGTTAAATCCCCAAAGACTAAATGACTTTATTTTTGTAATAAAAGAAGCAAGTGATTTTATAAATCGAGCTTATTTACCTGATATGAAACTTTTAGCAATTGCTTATAAAGATGAAATAAAATCTAAAAGCGGGAAAACGGCTGGAAATTTTTTAAGTGTGGGTGGTTACCCTATAAACAAAGAGATGAAACTTTTCTCTGGTGGAGTAATTTTTGAACAAGATTTCTCAAATATACAAGAGTTTGATGCAGATAAAATAAAAGAAGAAGTACAAAGAGCTTGGTATAGCGATGATGAAAAACAAGAACCTTTTTATACTGATTTAAATGATGATGGAACTTTAAAAACTAAAAATAAAGATGATAAATACTCTTGGATAAAAGCTCCTCGATATGATGGAAAGACTATGGAAACAGGGCCAGTTGCAAGATTGTTTATTAGTTATTTAAATAATAACACTGCCATAAACTCTTTTGTTGATGAGTTCTTAAAAGAGACTTCTTTGAAGTTAGAAGATTTTAACTCAACTGTTGGAAGAAATTGTGCAAGGGCTATTGAGAGCCAATATATTTGTGAATATATTTTTAAACTAGTTTCTAATTTGATTCAAAATATTAAATATTATGATACGAATACTTGGGATAAATACAATTTTAGTGAACTAGAAAAAGATGCAAGTGGATATATCTTTTTAGAAGTTCCACGAGGAGTTTTGCTTCATAGTATAAACATAGAAAACTCCAAAATAAAAAATTATCAAATCATTGCCCCAACAACTTGGAACGCAACTCCCAAAAATAGTGATGGAATTAGAGGTGCATATGAAGAGGCTTTAGTTGGGATAAAAATAGCCGATACATCTAAACCCCTTGAAGTCTTAAAAGTTTTACACTCTTTTGACCCCTGCTTGGCATGTGCGGTACATATTATAGATGCAAAAGGGAAAAGTTTAGGTGAGTATAAAGTATTAAATTAA
- the modB gene encoding molybdate ABC transporter permease subunit, which produces MFETLKAIEFGPFILSFKLAFITTSILFVISLPLSWYLSQTKSRMKPFLEAITALPIVLPPSVLGFYILWVLSYNSPIGAFFENTLGIKLVFNFYGLVIASCFYSLPFMVQPLQSGFESISKNMIEASYICGKGKIKTLLKVALPNIKPALLTAIIVTFAHTVGEFGVVLMVGGSIPGETKVASVAIYEMVEIMDYKTAHIYSAIMVIISFLVLLSVYIFNGRSNKKFGI; this is translated from the coding sequence ATGTTTGAAACCCTGAAAGCTATAGAATTTGGTCCCTTTATACTCTCATTTAAATTAGCATTTATTACCACCTCAATTTTATTTGTGATTTCATTACCTCTTTCTTGGTATTTATCTCAAACAAAATCAAGAATGAAACCTTTTTTAGAAGCAATCACAGCTCTTCCAATAGTTTTACCACCTTCTGTTTTAGGGTTTTATATTCTGTGGGTCTTATCATATAATTCACCAATAGGTGCCTTTTTTGAAAATACTTTAGGAATAAAACTAGTGTTCAACTTTTATGGCCTTGTCATTGCTAGTTGTTTTTATAGTCTTCCTTTTATGGTTCAACCCTTACAAAGTGGTTTTGAAAGTATTAGTAAGAATATGATTGAAGCAAGTTATATTTGCGGGAAAGGGAAAATAAAAACTTTATTAAAAGTAGCCTTGCCAAACATAAAACCAGCTCTTCTTACAGCAATAATCGTAACCTTTGCACATACAGTAGGAGAGTTCGGAGTTGTTCTTATGGTAGGAGGAAGTATTCCTGGTGAGACAAAAGTAGCTTCAGTTGCAATATATGAAATGGTAGAAATAATGGATTATAAAACTGCCCATATTTATAGTGCTATTATGGTCATAATTAGTTTTTTAGTACTTCTTAGTGTTTATATCTTCAATGGTAGAAGCAATAAAAAATTTGGGATATAA
- a CDS encoding beta/alpha barrel domain-containing protein, translating to MYNLTDYELQQYINDDIPFLDLTTYLQDKNDKNVSLSIFTRENIIVACSEEAKRIAELLNCKVKSFVPSQTSIKENDVILEFNGKYEDVHKAWRACQILLEYSCKMATYTHKMKEEIRSVNKKCELLSTRKTFPFAKKLCIKSIIIGGAMPHRLGLSESILIFPQHRIAYKNESELLKDIQNFKRKAPEKKIVIETEELDDAKKLMQNGADVLQVDKIEIAILEKIINYRNKNFPNVNILVAGGVNVSNVKEYASLDIQGIVSSAMYSTGMANLGSKMSILN from the coding sequence ATGTATAACTTAACAGATTATGAACTTCAACAATATATAAATGATGATATACCTTTTTTAGACCTTACTACTTATCTTCAAGATAAAAATGACAAAAATGTAAGCCTTAGCATTTTTACTAGAGAAAATATTATAGTTGCCTGTAGTGAAGAAGCAAAAAGAATTGCAGAACTTTTAAATTGCAAAGTGAAGAGTTTTGTTCCTTCACAAACTTCTATAAAAGAAAATGATGTAATTTTAGAGTTTAATGGTAAGTATGAAGATGTACACAAGGCATGGAGAGCGTGCCAAATACTTTTAGAATATAGTTGTAAAATGGCTACTTACACACACAAAATGAAAGAAGAAATAAGAAGTGTAAATAAAAAGTGTGAACTATTAAGCACAAGAAAAACTTTTCCTTTTGCAAAAAAACTATGTATAAAATCTATTATAATAGGTGGTGCTATGCCCCATCGATTAGGATTGAGTGAAAGTATTCTTATCTTTCCACAACATCGAATAGCTTACAAAAATGAAAGTGAATTGTTAAAAGACATCCAAAACTTTAAACGAAAAGCACCGGAGAAAAAAATAGTCATAGAAACAGAAGAGCTAGATGATGCAAAAAAACTTATGCAAAACGGTGCAGATGTTCTTCAAGTTGATAAAATAGAAATAGCCATACTTGAAAAAATAATAAATTATAGAAATAAAAACTTCCCAAATGTAAATATTCTAGTTGCAGGAGGAGTTAACGTATCAAATGTAAAAGAGTATGCTTCTTTAGATATCCAAGGAATTGTTTCAAGTGCCATGTACTCAACCGGCATGGCAAATCTTGGAAGCAAGATGAGTATATTAAATTAA